One part of the Symphalangus syndactylus isolate Jambi chromosome 1, NHGRI_mSymSyn1-v2.1_pri, whole genome shotgun sequence genome encodes these proteins:
- the LOC129457650 gene encoding elongin-A3-like, whose protein sequence is MAAGSTTLRAVEKLQVRLATKTDPRKLEKYLQKLSALPMTADILAETGIRKAVKRLRKHQQVGDFARDLAARWKKLVLVDRNTGPDPQDPEESASRQRFGEALQDQEKAWGFPENATGPGSPSHSPEHRRTARRTPPGQQRPHPRSPSREPRAERKRPRMAPADSGPQRAPPTRTAPLPMPEGPEPALPGKEPGRGHAHAAQGGPLLGQGCQGQLQGEAVVSHSEGHESSHWASAQKSPPVQESQSERLQAAGADSAGPKTVPSPVFSELWDPSADWMQANYDLLSAFEAMTSQAQPEALSAPTFQEEAAFPGRRVNAKRQVYSGSRPACQLQVLTLRQQCLRVLRNNPDALGDVGGVPYSVLEPVLEAWTPDQLYRREKDNHALARETDELWRIHCLHDFKEEKPQEHESWRELYLRLRDAREQRLRVVTTKIRSARENEPSRRQTKMICFNSAAKTPQDASSRQGKSAGAADPGNGGIKPAPKPAGSSQAPSSQGAGGSSSSSSVLHRLPEERANPCQSSSNEHGAPAAKTRKQAAKKVAPLMAKAVRDYKRRFSRR, encoded by the exons ATGGCGGCAGGGTCCACTACGCTGCGCGCGGTGGAGAAGCTGCAGGTGCGTCTGGCCACTAAGACGGACCCGAGAAAGCtagagaaatatttgcagaaactcTCCGCCTTGCCCATGACGGCAGACATCCTGGCGGAGACTGGAATCAGAAAGGCGGTGAAGCGCCTGCGGAAGCACCAGCAGGTGGGCGACTTTGCCAGAGACTTAGCGGCCCGGTGGAAGAAGCTGGTGCTTGTGGACCGAAACACCGGGCCTGACCCACAGGACCCTGAGGAGAGCGCTTCCCGACAGCGCTTCGGGGAGGCTCTTCAGGACCAGGAAAAGGCCTGGGGCTTCCCAGAAAACGCGACGGGCCCCGGGAGCCCATCTCACAGCCCTGAGCACAGACGGACAGCGCGCAGAACACCTCCGGGGCAACAGAGACCTCACCCGAGGTCTCCCAGTCGCGAGCCCAGAGCCGAGAGAAAGCGCCCCAGAATGGCCCCAGCTGATTCCGGCCCCCAACGGGCCCCTCCAACGCGCACCGCTCCCCTCCCCATGCCCGAGGGCCCTGAGCCCGCCCTGCCCGGGAAGGAACCCGGAAGAGGCCACGCTCACGCCGCTCAGGGCGGGCCTCTGCTGGGTCAGGGCTGCCAGGGCCAACTCCAGGGGGAAGCCGTGGTGAGCCACAGCGAGGGGCACGAATCGTCCCACTGGGCTTCGGCTCAGAAATCGCCTCCTGTGCAGGAAAGCCAGTCAGAGAGGCTGCAGGCGGCCGGCGCTGATTCCGCCGGGCCGAAAACGGTGCCCAGCCCTGTCTTCTCAGAGCTCTGGGACCCCTCAGCGGACTGGATGCAGGCCAACTACGATCTGCTGTCCGCTTTTGAGGCCATGACCTCCCAGGCACAGCCAGAAGCACTCTCCGCGCCAACGTTCCAGGAGGAAGCTGCTTTCCCTGGACGCAGAGTGAATGCTAAGAGGCAGGTGTACTCGGGCTCCAGGCCTGCCTGCCAGCTGCAGGTGCTGACGCTGCGCCAGCAGTGCCTCCGGGTGCTTAGAAACAATCCGGACGCCCTCGGCGACGTGGGAGGGGTCCCCTACTCGGTTCTTGAACCCGTTCTGGAAGCGTGGACGCCTGATCAGCTGTATCgcagagagaaagacaatcacGCACTGGCTCGAGAGACAGATGAATTATGGAGGATTCATTGTCTCCACGACTTCaaggaagaaaagccacaggagcaCGAGTCTTGGCGGGAGCTGTACCTGCGGCTTCGGGACGCCCGAGAGCAGCGGCTGCGAGTAGTGACCACGAAAATCCGATCAGCACGTGAAAACGAACCCAGCCGCCGTCAGACAAAGATGATCTGTTTCAACTCTGCGGCCAAGACGCCTCAGGATGCTTCCAGCAGGCAAGGGAAGTCAGCAGGAGCAGCTGACCCGGGAAATGGAGGGATCAAGCCAGCCCCCAAGCCCgcaggaagcagccaggctcCCTCCAGCCAGGGCGCCGGGGG cagcagcagcagcagcagcgtccTTCACCGGCTCCCTGAGGAGCGGGCCAACCCCTGCCAGAGCAGCAGCAATGAGCACGGGGCGCCCGCGGCCAAAACCCGGAAACAGGCTGCCAAGAAAGTGGCCCCGCTGATGGCCAAGGCAGTTCGAGACTACAAGAGAAGATTCTCCCGACGATAA